In the Rhinatrema bivittatum chromosome 6, aRhiBiv1.1, whole genome shotgun sequence genome, one interval contains:
- the LOC115093300 gene encoding uncharacterized protein LOC115093300, which translates to MDFRAREAWKEQPGYETSSHSGLQAWLARRGEPEEATRAAPGYRTDPKGSRNFTGCAWILGHSYIHRAQRRALKRPYGENLELNKKGWNLAWFSKRGMTWEELLPFLYERIDMWGAPDMLLIHLGGNDVGYKTCRELLTCMKKDISQLWIRWPKMRIGWSDIIIRLRNREELIWRIGIKKLNRQMGKWMGWQGGFWVRHQWSWMEEAGLFAGDGVHLSEIGMDMFNNAIQEGLEKEVAAW; encoded by the exons ATGGATTTCCGTGCGCGGGAGGCATGGAAGGAGCAGCCCGGGTACGAGACGTCATCCCACAGCGGTTTGCAGGCCTGGTTGGCTAGAAGGGGAGAGCCTGAAGAGGCGACGAGAGCGGCTCCAGGATACAGAACAG ATCCAAAGGGGTCACGGAACTTCACAGGATGTGCCTGGATATTGGGCCATTCATACATTCACAGGGCGCAAAGAAGAGCGCTGAAACGGCCTTACGGCGAAAACTTAGAGTTAAACAAAAAAGGATGGAACTTGGCCTGGTTTAGTAAGCGGGGAATGACGTGGGAAGAACTCCTGCCTTTCTTATACGAGAGGATCGACATGTGGGGCGCCCCGGACATGCTGCTCATTCACTTGGGCGGAAACGACGTTGGATACAAAACATGCAGGGAACTTCTCACTTGCATGAAGAAGGACATTTCCCAGTTGTGGATAAGATGGCCTAAAATGAGAATCGGTTGGTCGGATATAATTATCCGGCTGCGTAACAGGGAGGAATTAATCTGGAGGATAGGTATTAAAAAGCTAAATAGGCAGATGGGCAAATGGATGGGGTGGCAGGGAGGCTTCTGGGTTAGACACCAGTGGTCATGGATGGAGGAAGCGGGATTGTTTGCAGGGGACGGGGTGCATTTATCAGAGATTGGTATGGACATGTTTAACAATGCCATACAGGAAGGGCTAGAAAAGGAGGTAGCAGCATGGTAG